From the Micromonospora lupini genome, one window contains:
- a CDS encoding aldehyde dehydrogenase family protein gives MNVVSTVDPRDGRRRATDLTETDESRLEVIVDQASRATRWLAGLGRLGRADLLDAVAASLEARRVDLVAAAEAETGLAHARLDQELTRAAVQFRMFGDVLRDGAYVEAAIDHAADTPLGPGPDVRRMLVPLGPVAVFGASNFPFAFSIAGGDTAAALAAGCPAVLKAHPSHPLTSHASAAAIGSAVRDLGGPEGVIATVYGEQAGRSLVRHPAIRAAALTGSVKAARAIQAAIDERPDPIPLYAELSSVNPIVVLPDAAADRSDQIAEGLFASFTASGGQLCTKPGLAFIPTGRGGDRLVETLREKVATSGGTVLLNERIRDAYESRAAEFERAGARVSARPQVDPGAGFTAAPRLLEVDLPGLTAEIADECFGPLMVVVRYHDVGDLDAALNAVPPSLTGSVHRGPGDEADVVRLLVDVLAARAGRIVFDGYPTGVRVSWAQHHGGPWPSTNAVHTSVGATSIRRFLRPLAWQDAPAWVLPEELRDEYAAIPRRVDGRLTPAAE, from the coding sequence GTGAACGTGGTCAGCACGGTCGATCCGCGCGACGGCCGGCGTCGCGCGACGGATCTCACCGAGACCGACGAGTCCCGGCTGGAGGTGATCGTCGACCAGGCGTCCCGGGCGACGCGGTGGTTGGCCGGCCTCGGGAGGCTCGGCCGGGCGGACCTGCTGGACGCGGTCGCCGCGTCGCTTGAGGCCCGTCGGGTGGACCTGGTCGCCGCCGCCGAGGCGGAGACCGGGCTGGCCCACGCGCGGCTCGACCAGGAACTCACCAGGGCCGCGGTCCAGTTCCGGATGTTCGGCGACGTGCTGCGCGACGGGGCGTACGTCGAGGCGGCCATCGACCACGCCGCCGACACGCCGCTCGGCCCCGGCCCGGACGTGCGGCGGATGCTCGTGCCCCTCGGGCCTGTCGCCGTCTTCGGAGCCAGCAACTTCCCGTTCGCCTTCTCGATCGCCGGCGGTGACACGGCCGCCGCGCTCGCCGCCGGCTGTCCCGCGGTCCTGAAGGCCCACCCGTCCCACCCGTTGACCTCGCACGCCTCCGCCGCCGCGATCGGGTCGGCCGTGCGAGACCTGGGCGGGCCGGAGGGTGTCATCGCGACCGTGTACGGGGAGCAGGCCGGCCGTTCGCTGGTGCGTCACCCCGCGATCCGCGCGGCCGCCCTGACCGGTTCGGTCAAGGCCGCCCGCGCCATCCAGGCGGCCATCGACGAACGACCCGACCCCATTCCGCTGTACGCCGAACTGAGCAGCGTGAACCCGATCGTCGTCCTGCCCGACGCCGCCGCCGACCGGTCCGACCAGATCGCCGAGGGGCTGTTCGCCTCGTTCACCGCCTCCGGCGGTCAGCTCTGCACCAAGCCCGGCCTGGCGTTCATCCCGACGGGTCGGGGCGGTGACCGGCTTGTCGAGACTCTGCGGGAGAAGGTCGCCACCTCGGGCGGCACGGTCCTGCTCAACGAGCGCATCCGGGACGCGTACGAGAGCCGGGCCGCGGAGTTCGAACGGGCCGGCGCCCGGGTGTCGGCGCGGCCCCAGGTCGACCCCGGCGCGGGCTTCACCGCCGCACCGCGGCTCCTGGAGGTCGACCTGCCGGGACTGACCGCCGAGATCGCCGACGAGTGCTTCGGCCCGCTCATGGTGGTGGTCAGGTATCACGATGTCGGCGACCTCGACGCCGCGCTGAACGCCGTCCCGCCGTCGCTGACCGGCTCCGTCCATCGCGGCCCGGGTGACGAGGCCGACGTCGTACGCCTGTTGGTCGACGTGCTCGCCGCCCGCGCGGGTCGCATCGTCTTCGACGGCTATCCCACAGGTGTACGGGTGTCGTGGGCCCAGCACCACGGTGGACCCTGGCCGTCGACGAACGCGGTGCACACGTCGGTGGGCGCGACGTCGATCCGACGGTTCCTCCGCCCGTTGGCGTGGCAGGACGCCCCGGCCTGGGTGCTTCCCGAGGAGTTGCGCGACGAGTACGCCGCCATTCCCCGACGCGTCGACGGGAGGTTGACGCCAGCGGCCGAATAA
- a CDS encoding fumarylacetoacetate hydrolase family protein yields MTVPRPRGAGADADWVGTAAEALPADEDGVLIGRIWDPTVDGPTPVAVRNGEVIDLSHRFPTVRDICELPDPAATVAGLDGARLGDFGEILANTGAATRDRGLPWLLAPVDLQALKAAGVTFPISMIERVIEERARGDLALAADIRQRMFADIGVDLHNLEPGSAEADRLKSLLVAEGMWSQYLEVGIGPDAEIFTKGQILSAVGTAVDVGVLAASTWNNPEPEVTLVVASNGRIVGATLGNDVNLRDIEGRSALLLPLAKDNNASCALGPLIRLFDDRFGMDRVRELEVRLEVRGVDGFLLEAVSEMTRMSRDPEDLVRQLIGPHHSYPDGAALMLGTMFAPIQDRDRPGEGFTHKVDDVVRISCPALGTLVNRVRRAEECEPWHFGVRDLMGNLVRRGLL; encoded by the coding sequence ATGACGGTGCCACGGCCCCGAGGGGCGGGCGCCGACGCGGACTGGGTCGGGACGGCCGCCGAGGCGTTGCCGGCCGATGAGGACGGCGTTCTCATCGGCCGGATCTGGGACCCCACAGTCGACGGCCCCACGCCCGTGGCCGTCCGGAACGGCGAGGTCATCGACCTCAGCCACCGCTTCCCGACCGTCCGGGACATCTGTGAGCTGCCCGACCCCGCCGCGACCGTGGCCGGGCTCGACGGGGCGCGGCTGGGCGACTTCGGGGAGATCCTGGCCAACACGGGGGCCGCGACCCGGGACCGTGGCCTGCCCTGGCTGCTCGCCCCGGTCGACCTCCAGGCGCTCAAGGCCGCGGGCGTGACCTTCCCCATCTCGATGATCGAACGCGTCATCGAGGAACGGGCACGGGGAGACCTGGCGCTCGCGGCGGACATCAGGCAACGGATGTTCGCCGACATCGGTGTGGACCTGCACAACCTGGAACCCGGCTCGGCCGAGGCGGACCGGCTCAAGAGCCTGCTGGTCGCCGAGGGCATGTGGAGTCAGTATCTGGAGGTGGGGATCGGCCCGGACGCCGAGATCTTCACCAAGGGGCAGATCCTCTCCGCCGTCGGCACCGCCGTGGACGTAGGCGTGCTCGCCGCCTCGACCTGGAACAACCCGGAGCCCGAGGTCACGCTCGTCGTCGCGTCCAACGGCCGGATCGTCGGCGCCACCCTCGGCAACGACGTGAACCTGCGCGACATCGAGGGCCGCTCGGCGCTCCTGCTCCCCCTGGCGAAGGACAACAACGCCTCCTGCGCCCTCGGCCCCCTGATCCGGCTCTTCGACGACCGGTTCGGAATGGATCGGGTGCGCGAGCTCGAGGTGCGCCTGGAGGTCCGTGGCGTGGACGGCTTCCTGCTGGAGGCGGTCTCCGAGATGACCCGGATGTCGCGCGACCCGGAGGACCTGGTGCGCCAGTTGATCGGCCCGCACCACAGCTATCCCGATGGCGCCGCCCTGATGCTCGGCACCATGTTCGCGCCCATCCAGGACCGGGACCGCCCCGGTGAGGGCTTCACCCACAAGGTCGACGACGTGGTACGGATCAGCTGCCCGGCGCTCGGCACCCTGGTCAACCGGGTGCGGCGGGCCGAGGAGTGCGAGCCCTGGCACTTCGGCGTCCGCGATCTCATGGGCAATCTGGTAAGGAGAGGACTGCTGTGA
- a CDS encoding IclR family transcriptional regulator, whose amino-acid sequence MAQSIRRAIDLIRRSAEHPLSLTEAADVLGVHKSTALRILQTLESARFVRRTGAGTYVLGSGLIELSELALGSMDLRQPAAAHLRALQRETGHTVHLAQLTGDEIIYIDKVDSPAFDAVKLPSRIGRAVSIYASAVGKTILAHLPREERDRLLSHVVFERFTDTTLTDHDSLEAELAHIHERGWAVDNGEHDAYVLCVAAPIRDSRGQVIAAVSITAIEVIASLGQLRSNLPLLRETASQISYELGYPRPSANPDGDGRSAT is encoded by the coding sequence TTGGCGCAATCGATACGCCGCGCGATCGACCTCATCCGTCGATCGGCCGAGCACCCGCTGTCCCTGACGGAGGCCGCCGACGTGCTCGGCGTCCACAAGTCCACGGCCCTGCGGATCCTGCAGACACTGGAATCGGCGCGCTTCGTCCGCCGGACCGGTGCGGGCACCTACGTGCTCGGTAGCGGGCTGATCGAGCTTTCCGAACTCGCGCTTGGCTCGATGGACCTGCGCCAGCCCGCCGCCGCGCACCTCCGTGCGCTGCAACGCGAAACCGGCCACACGGTGCACCTGGCCCAACTGACCGGCGACGAGATCATCTATATCGACAAGGTGGACAGTCCGGCGTTCGACGCCGTCAAGCTGCCCTCGCGGATCGGGCGCGCGGTGTCCATCTACGCGAGCGCGGTGGGCAAGACGATCCTGGCCCACCTGCCTCGCGAGGAACGCGACAGGCTCCTCTCCCACGTCGTCTTCGAGAGGTTCACCGACACCACACTCACCGACCACGATTCCCTCGAAGCCGAACTCGCCCACATCCACGAACGCGGCTGGGCCGTGGACAACGGCGAACACGACGCGTACGTGCTGTGCGTGGCCGCACCGATCCGGGACTCACGAGGTCAGGTCATCGCCGCCGTGTCGATCACGGCGATCGAGGTCATCGCGAGCCTCGGCCAACTGAGGAGCAACCTTCCGCTCCTGCGGGAGACGGCCAGCCAGATCTCGTACGAACTCGGTTACCCGCGGCCCTCCGCGAACCCGGACGGTGACGGCCGGTCCGCGACCTGA
- a CDS encoding ricin-type beta-trefoil lectin domain protein: protein MLTPRPRLTAAVVLAILASLLPILVAVTVAAPPAAAAPPATTQFEKVKLDGGLSMGEPIELSVLPDAKVLYINRGTSSGGGQVRLYNPTTRTTTVALTLQLDARFEDGLIGITAHPRFATNRWVYLFYSPATTPLVNRISRFTFNPSTLVLDPASETRLIEWPTERRLCCHSAGSMTWDSNENLYFAVGDNTNSGGDSAGMAPIDERTSRDAQYDAQRTAGNTNDLRGKINRIHPEDNGTYTVPTGNLFAAGTSGTRPEIYVMGVRNPYRLWVDRTSSNTLYWGEVGPDAGATIANRGPAAYDEWNRATSPGNHGWPYCGGPNVAYNDWDFATNSPRGWFPCGGSTGPVNDSPRNTGLQQLPPTRGALVWEQHGGSRDWPALDTPGGCGSPNHAEVYHYDPGLASDVKWPQYYDNKLVISEYCRNWIKEVQFDNGNPRTGNPSVIEPVLAGMSFVHPIDMEFGPDGSLYLLEYGNGYFSGDAAAGLYKINYVAGGRSPTAVASATPDNGVSPLTVSFSSAGSTDPDGDPLTYAWDFDSNGTVDSTAANPTYTYASNGDKRARLTVSDGTGRSGTTQVAVVVGNTRPTVALNGVPNGGLFSWDENLTATATAADAQDGTIQCANVTIRAALGHQEHAHEEGQGTGCGFTVNTGPVHAGPDSVLFFLLRAGYTDRGAAGSVPLTAEKDVTLWPKQWQAEHYVSLRGPQVITAGGAEGGRRLGDIQDGEYVRHHAVSLKGITGVRARVSSDKAGNVASFRYDSPTGPEIARVTVPNTGGWDTYTEISAPVTRPDDNTHDLYVVFTGGSGGALLDLDSYTFTGVGVSTPASGPRTGPIRGMGKCVDVNAGGTTDGTSVQMWDCIVGATNQQWTLPGDGTIRSLGKCLDVKSSGTTNGTPIHLWTCNGTGAQQWVAGTAGSLRNPQANRCLDIPASTPTNGRQLQIYDCNGTAAQNWTLP from the coding sequence ATGCTCACACCACGTCCGCGCCTCACCGCGGCCGTCGTCCTGGCGATCCTCGCCAGCCTCCTGCCGATCCTGGTGGCGGTCACCGTTGCCGCACCGCCAGCGGCCGCGGCGCCCCCCGCGACCACCCAGTTCGAGAAGGTCAAGCTCGACGGTGGGCTCTCCATGGGAGAGCCGATCGAGCTGTCCGTCCTACCCGACGCCAAGGTGCTCTACATCAACCGGGGCACCAGTTCCGGCGGTGGGCAGGTGCGCCTCTACAACCCGACCACCCGTACGACGACAGTCGCGCTGACGCTGCAACTGGACGCCCGGTTCGAGGACGGTCTGATCGGCATCACCGCCCACCCGAGGTTCGCCACGAACCGCTGGGTGTACCTGTTCTACTCGCCGGCCACCACGCCGCTTGTCAACCGCATCTCACGGTTCACCTTCAACCCGAGCACGCTGGTGCTCGACCCGGCGAGCGAGACCCGGCTCATCGAGTGGCCGACCGAGCGCCGGCTCTGCTGCCACTCGGCGGGCTCGATGACCTGGGACAGCAACGAGAATCTCTACTTCGCCGTCGGCGACAACACCAACTCCGGTGGCGACTCGGCGGGCATGGCGCCGATCGACGAGCGGACGAGCCGCGACGCCCAGTACGACGCGCAACGAACCGCAGGCAACACCAACGACCTGCGCGGCAAGATCAACCGCATCCACCCGGAGGACAACGGCACCTACACCGTTCCGACGGGCAACCTCTTCGCCGCGGGCACCAGCGGCACCCGTCCGGAGATCTACGTCATGGGGGTGCGCAACCCCTACCGCCTGTGGGTGGACCGCACGAGCAGCAACACGCTCTACTGGGGCGAGGTCGGGCCGGACGCCGGAGCGACGATCGCCAACCGGGGGCCGGCGGCGTACGACGAGTGGAACCGGGCCACCTCGCCGGGCAACCACGGATGGCCGTACTGCGGCGGCCCCAACGTCGCCTACAACGACTGGGACTTCGCCACCAACTCACCGCGCGGCTGGTTCCCGTGCGGCGGCAGCACCGGCCCGGTGAACGACTCGCCCCGCAACACGGGCCTCCAGCAACTCCCGCCGACCCGGGGCGCGCTGGTCTGGGAGCAGCACGGCGGCAGCCGGGACTGGCCGGCCCTGGACACTCCGGGCGGCTGCGGCTCGCCCAACCATGCCGAGGTCTACCACTACGACCCCGGCCTCGCCTCGGACGTGAAGTGGCCGCAGTACTACGACAACAAGCTGGTCATCAGCGAGTACTGCCGTAACTGGATCAAGGAGGTCCAGTTCGACAACGGCAACCCGCGTACCGGCAACCCGAGCGTCATCGAACCGGTGCTGGCCGGCATGTCGTTCGTCCACCCGATCGACATGGAGTTCGGGCCGGACGGTTCTCTCTACCTGCTGGAGTACGGCAACGGCTACTTCTCCGGCGACGCCGCCGCGGGTCTCTACAAAATCAACTACGTCGCCGGCGGCCGGTCACCCACCGCCGTCGCCTCGGCCACCCCCGACAACGGCGTCAGCCCGCTGACCGTCAGCTTCTCCAGCGCCGGCAGCACCGACCCGGACGGCGACCCACTCACCTACGCGTGGGACTTCGACAGCAACGGCACAGTCGACTCCACCGCCGCGAATCCCACCTACACGTACGCCAGTAACGGCGACAAGCGCGCCCGGCTCACGGTGTCCGACGGCACGGGCCGGTCCGGCACCACCCAGGTGGCAGTCGTCGTGGGCAACACCAGGCCCACCGTCGCCCTCAACGGCGTCCCCAACGGCGGGCTGTTCTCCTGGGACGAGAACCTGACCGCCACCGCCACCGCCGCTGACGCCCAGGACGGCACGATTCAATGCGCGAACGTGACGATCCGGGCGGCCCTCGGCCACCAGGAGCACGCACACGAGGAGGGCCAGGGCACCGGCTGCGGCTTCACCGTCAACACGGGACCGGTGCACGCCGGGCCGGACTCGGTGCTCTTCTTCCTGCTGCGGGCCGGTTACACCGACCGGGGCGCGGCCGGCAGCGTGCCGCTCACCGCCGAGAAGGACGTCACCCTCTGGCCCAAGCAGTGGCAGGCCGAGCACTATGTCTCGCTGCGCGGCCCCCAGGTCATCACCGCGGGAGGCGCCGAGGGCGGCCGGCGTCTCGGTGACATCCAGGACGGCGAGTACGTTCGGCACCACGCGGTGAGCCTCAAGGGCATCACTGGCGTCCGGGCCCGGGTCTCCTCCGACAAGGCCGGCAACGTCGCCTCCTTCCGGTACGACTCACCGACCGGCCCCGAGATCGCCCGGGTCACCGTGCCCAACACCGGCGGTTGGGACACCTACACCGAGATCAGCGCGCCGGTCACCAGGCCCGACGACAACACGCACGACCTGTACGTCGTGTTCACGGGCGGCAGCGGAGGAGCCCTGCTCGACCTGGACAGCTACACGTTCACCGGCGTCGGCGTGAGCACCCCGGCGAGCGGCCCCCGCACCGGCCCGATCCGGGGCATGGGCAAGTGCGTCGACGTCAACGCCGGCGGGACCACCGACGGCACCAGCGTCCAGATGTGGGACTGCATTGTCGGTGCGACAAACCAGCAGTGGACGCTGCCCGGCGACGGCACCATCCGCAGCCTGGGCAAGTGCCTGGACGTGAAGTCCAGCGGCACCACCAACGGCACCCCGATCCACCTGTGGACCTGCAACGGCACCGGGGCCCAGCAGTGGGTGGCCGGCACCGCCGGCAGTCTGCGCAACCCGCAGGCCAACCGGTGCCTCGACATCCCCGCCTCCACCCCCACCAACGGCCGGCAGTTGCAGATCTACGACTGCAACGGCACCGCCGCGCAGAACTGGACCCTGCCGTGA
- a CDS encoding carboxymuconolactone decarboxylase family protein — protein sequence MVRDALFAGFEGKTVSRLPYVNPADAPAPVREALQAAAPLNFFRIMAHAETAFPDWMRWGGTLLKDLALDPLLREIAILRVAGLSDVRYEWVQHEPIASSAGATDEMVRSLGRDEIEAGCFSPDQRVVLRFTTEVVRDVRPSDDTVTALTGLLSPREVVELLMVIGQYMMIARVAAATDLEVDKPMGAAVYRAAG from the coding sequence ATGGTGCGGGACGCCCTATTCGCCGGTTTTGAGGGGAAAACCGTGAGTCGCCTGCCGTACGTGAACCCCGCCGACGCCCCAGCGCCGGTCCGCGAGGCGCTGCAGGCCGCGGCACCCCTGAATTTCTTCCGCATCATGGCCCACGCCGAGACGGCCTTTCCGGACTGGATGCGGTGGGGAGGCACGCTGCTCAAGGACCTGGCGCTCGACCCGCTGCTCCGGGAGATCGCGATCCTGCGAGTCGCCGGACTGAGCGACGTCAGGTACGAGTGGGTTCAGCACGAGCCGATCGCCAGTTCCGCAGGCGCGACGGACGAGATGGTCCGCTCGCTCGGGCGCGACGAGATCGAGGCCGGCTGTTTCTCGCCGGACCAGCGGGTTGTCCTGCGTTTCACGACCGAGGTCGTCCGCGACGTCCGCCCCTCCGACGACACCGTCACCGCGCTGACCGGGCTGCTCTCCCCCCGCGAGGTCGTCGAACTCCTGATGGTGATCGGGCAGTACATGATGATCGCGCGGGTCGCGGCGGCGACGGATCTGGAAGTCGACAAGCCGATGGGCGCCGCCGTCTACCGTGCGGCCGGTTGA
- a CDS encoding low temperature requirement protein A → MGEPVAGLLRKREDPRQASALELFFDLSFILGLTLLSRRLFHDLTWGNTFETLILFAGAYWIWIATAWATDWYNPNHLIIKGLILGIMFVGLVMVSAIPSAFGGRGFMFAGAYVLVHFARGAVLLTLLRGHPLRQRSLLILIWFAISAVPWLVGAFRPGPERVVLWLVALTIDYGIAWLGWPTPGLGRVPDESLRNVGEHLSERYQQVFIIALGEAILVSGLAYANAGITAVRTLAFGLAFLNVVLLWRGYLIPGDLRIGGILDQNRPRLAVTVALCHAMVIAGTLLTAVGNEVLVAEPLGDPKGAWVMLIVGGAALFLFGRIMYHVAVFHRLPWPGFAGLAILGLLSPVLLLLQPLSISLVTITALFGAVAVDILLIRRAVRQGRLTTAEGTPLAIGQDDER, encoded by the coding sequence GTGGGTGAACCGGTGGCCGGGCTGCTGCGCAAGCGCGAGGATCCGCGCCAGGCGTCCGCCCTCGAACTCTTCTTCGACCTGTCCTTCATTCTCGGGCTGACCCTGCTGTCCAGGCGCCTTTTCCATGACCTGACCTGGGGCAACACGTTCGAGACGCTGATCCTGTTCGCGGGCGCCTACTGGATCTGGATCGCGACCGCCTGGGCCACCGACTGGTACAACCCCAACCACCTGATCATCAAGGGTCTCATCCTCGGCATCATGTTCGTCGGCCTGGTGATGGTGTCCGCGATACCGTCGGCGTTCGGCGGGCGCGGATTCATGTTCGCCGGGGCGTACGTCCTCGTGCACTTCGCCCGGGGCGCGGTGTTGCTCACGCTGCTGCGCGGGCATCCGCTGCGACAGCGGTCGTTGCTGATTCTGATCTGGTTCGCGATCTCGGCGGTGCCCTGGCTGGTCGGCGCCTTCCGGCCGGGGCCCGAGCGGGTGGTGCTGTGGCTCGTCGCACTGACAATCGACTACGGAATCGCCTGGCTCGGCTGGCCGACTCCCGGGCTCGGCCGGGTGCCGGACGAGAGCCTGCGCAACGTCGGCGAGCATCTGTCGGAGCGGTACCAGCAGGTGTTCATCATCGCCCTGGGTGAGGCGATCCTGGTCAGTGGTCTCGCGTACGCCAACGCGGGAATCACCGCGGTGCGCACGCTCGCCTTCGGACTGGCGTTCCTCAACGTGGTGCTGCTCTGGCGCGGCTACCTGATCCCCGGTGATCTCCGAATCGGCGGCATCCTCGACCAGAATCGGCCCCGACTGGCGGTCACCGTCGCGCTGTGCCACGCGATGGTGATCGCGGGAACCCTGCTCACCGCGGTCGGTAACGAGGTGCTCGTCGCCGAGCCGCTCGGTGATCCGAAGGGTGCGTGGGTGATGCTCATCGTCGGTGGCGCCGCGCTCTTCCTGTTCGGTCGGATCATGTACCACGTGGCGGTGTTCCACCGCCTGCCCTGGCCGGGGTTCGCCGGCCTCGCGATTCTCGGCCTGCTGAGCCCCGTGCTGCTCCTGCTGCAGCCGCTGAGCATCTCGCTGGTCACCATCACCGCGCTGTTCGGCGCCGTGGCCGTCGACATCCTCCTGATCAGGCGAGCGGTGCGGCAGGGGCGTCTGACCACGGCCGAGGGCACCCCCCTGGCGATCGGCCAGGATGACGAGCGTTGA
- a CDS encoding ThuA domain-containing protein translates to MPRRTIVAVATAVVAGLTVAAGATNLAPAPAEAAPLSKVLVFSKTAGFRHSSIPNGIAAIQQLGTTNGFTVTATEDATSFTTANLAQYQAVVFLSTTGDVLDAGQQSAFEAYMAAGGGFVGVHAASDTEYDWPWYGGLVGAYFTSHPAIQQATVRVEDRANASTAHLPSTWTRTDEWYNYRANPRSAVKVLASLDESSYTGGSMGGDHPITWCHSYGGGRSWYTGLGHTEESYTDPNFTRMLLGGIRVTAGAVAADCRPEAGYTPLFDGTQASLGQWRQAGPGGFTLTDGTLTSNGGMGLLWYPVRTFGNYSLKVDWMMPGDDNGGVFIGFPDPQGDPWGPVDAGHEIQIDATDGDPSRTTGSVYGLQAPNQAARAAALNPPGSWNTYEIGVHGQRVEIWLNGVKINDYVSSRAIANGYIGVQNDGAGMDINYRNVRIRTDGPSEPPATDLARGRPVTASSVEPGSTHTAANAVDGNATTRWGSAYTDPQWITVDLGGTYAINRVRLAWETAHARAYQVQVSPDNATWSAVHTTTAGDGGVDDLTVTGTGRYLRVYGTQRATQWGYSLWDLNVYGTAAGSTLLSRGRPVTASSVEPGSAHVAANAVDGIATTRWGSAYADPQWISVDLGASRTLDRVRLTWEAAYARAYQVQVSPDNVTWSPVYTTTTGDGGVDDIAISATGRYLRVQGTQRALPAYGYSLWELEVHGPVA, encoded by the coding sequence ATGCCCAGACGCACCATCGTCGCAGTCGCCACCGCAGTGGTCGCCGGACTCACCGTCGCGGCCGGCGCGACGAACCTGGCCCCGGCCCCGGCCGAGGCCGCACCGCTGAGCAAGGTCCTGGTGTTCTCCAAGACCGCCGGCTTCCGGCACTCCTCCATCCCGAACGGCATCGCCGCCATCCAACAACTTGGTACGACGAACGGCTTCACCGTCACCGCCACCGAGGACGCGACCAGCTTCACCACCGCCAACCTCGCCCAGTACCAGGCGGTGGTCTTCCTCAGCACCACAGGCGACGTGCTCGACGCCGGCCAACAGAGCGCGTTCGAGGCGTACATGGCCGCCGGTGGTGGCTTCGTGGGCGTGCACGCCGCCTCCGACACCGAGTACGACTGGCCGTGGTACGGCGGCCTGGTCGGCGCGTACTTCACCTCGCACCCGGCGATCCAGCAGGCGACCGTCCGGGTCGAGGACCGGGCCAACGCCTCCACCGCACACCTGCCGTCGACCTGGACCCGCACCGACGAGTGGTACAACTACCGGGCCAACCCCCGCTCGGCGGTCAAGGTGCTGGCCAGCCTCGACGAGTCGTCGTACACCGGTGGGTCGATGGGTGGTGACCACCCGATCACCTGGTGCCACAGCTACGGCGGCGGACGTTCCTGGTACACCGGTCTCGGCCACACCGAAGAGAGCTACACCGACCCGAACTTCACCCGGATGCTGCTCGGCGGCATTCGGGTGACAGCCGGGGCGGTGGCGGCCGACTGCCGGCCGGAGGCCGGTTACACCCCGCTGTTCGACGGCACCCAGGCCAGCCTCGGGCAGTGGCGGCAGGCGGGCCCTGGCGGGTTCACCCTCACCGACGGCACCCTGACCTCGAACGGCGGTATGGGGTTGCTCTGGTACCCGGTACGCACCTTCGGCAACTACTCGCTCAAGGTCGACTGGATGATGCCCGGCGACGACAACGGTGGGGTTTTCATCGGGTTTCCCGATCCGCAGGGCGACCCGTGGGGTCCGGTCGACGCCGGTCACGAGATCCAGATCGACGCCACCGACGGCGATCCGTCGCGCACCACCGGCAGCGTCTACGGTCTCCAGGCGCCGAACCAGGCCGCCCGCGCGGCGGCGCTCAACCCGCCCGGCTCCTGGAACACCTACGAGATCGGCGTGCACGGCCAGCGGGTCGAGATCTGGCTCAACGGCGTCAAGATCAATGATTACGTCAGCAGCCGGGCCATCGCCAACGGCTACATCGGGGTGCAGAACGACGGCGCCGGGATGGACATCAACTACCGCAACGTGCGGATCAGGACCGACGGCCCGAGCGAGCCGCCCGCCACCGACCTGGCCCGAGGCCGGCCGGTGACGGCGTCAAGCGTCGAGCCGGGCAGCACGCACACGGCGGCCAACGCCGTGGACGGCAACGCGACCACCCGCTGGGGCAGCGCGTACACCGACCCGCAGTGGATCACCGTCGACCTGGGGGGCACCTACGCGATCAACCGGGTACGGCTGGCCTGGGAAACGGCCCACGCGCGGGCGTACCAGGTCCAGGTGTCGCCGGACAATGCCACCTGGTCGGCGGTGCACACCACGACCGCCGGCGATGGCGGCGTCGACGATCTCACGGTCACCGGCACCGGGCGCTACCTGCGGGTGTACGGCACCCAACGCGCCACCCAGTGGGGCTACTCGCTGTGGGACCTGAACGTCTACGGCACCGCCGCCGGCAGCACCCTGCTCTCCCGGGGTCGGCCTGTCACCGCGTCGAGTGTGGAGCCGGGCAGCGCGCACGTGGCGGCCAACGCCGTGGACGGCATCGCGACCACCCGCTGGGGTAGCGCCTACGCCGACCCACAATGGATCTCGGTGGACCTCGGCGCGTCCCGTACCCTCGACCGCGTCCGGCTGACCTGGGAGGCGGCGTACGCGCGGGCCTACCAGGTCCAGGTCTCCCCGGACAATGTCACCTGGTCGCCGGTCTACACCACGACCACCGGCGACGGCGGCGTGGACGACATCGCCATCTCGGCCACCGGCCGCTACCTGCGTGTCCAGGGCACCCAACGGGCCCTGCCCGCGTACGGCTACTCGTTGTGGGAACTGGAGGTCCACGGCCCGGTCGCCTGA